A stretch of DNA from Longimicrobiaceae bacterium:
GGCCAGGGGCGCGGGGAGGGCGAGCGCGGCGGCGGCCGCCGCCGCGCCGCGGAGCAGCTCCCGCCGCGAGAGCGGGGTGCGGGTGTCCGGGAAGAAGCGGGTCATTCGTCGTCGGTTTCGTGTGGGTCGTCCCCGTCCAGGATGGCCCGGAAGAGGAAGTCCAGCCGGTCCAGGCGCGCCCGCTCGCCCCGCGTCTCCAGCAGCTCCTGTTGCCACGCCGGGTCGATGCGGACGGCCTGCGCGAGCCGGAAGGCGGTCTCGTGGCGGGTGCTGACGGGGGGGAGCGGGCCGGGGTGGTGGAGCGCCTCCTGCAGCACCCGGTGGAAGAGCTCCACCGAGGCCTCCCGCCGCCGCACGATCCCCCGCCGCGCCCCGTCCAGGTCCGGGTACTCCTCCACCAGCGCCTCGAAGTACGGCGCGCCGGACTCGATCCCGTCCTCGATGCGGAAGCGCTCCAGCCCCTCCGTGAGCACCAGGGAGCGCCCGTCCGGGAGGGGCTGGAACTCGACGATCCGGGCCACGCACCCCACCCGCCCCGGCTCCGTGTCGAACGGTCCGAAGCGGTCCGGGTCGTGGTAGACCAGCCCGAAGCGCCGGTCCCTCTCCAGGCAGTAGGCCATCATCTGCCGGTAACGCGGTTCGAAGACGTGCAGCGGGAGGAGCGCGCCCGGGAAGAGCACCACAGGGAGCGGGAAGAGGGGGAGTCTTCGCATGGGAGTTCGGGATCCGCGACCGGGGACACCGTCTACAACCCCGCGGGCGTGCCGCCGTTCCCCTCAGGTGGGGCGGC
This window harbors:
- a CDS encoding LON peptidase substrate-binding domain-containing protein, which produces MRRLPLFPLPVVLFPGALLPLHVFEPRYRQMMAYCLERDRRFGLVYHDPDRFGPFDTEPGRVGCVARIVEFQPLPDGRSLVLTEGLERFRIEDGIESGAPYFEALVEEYPDLDGARRGIVRRREASVELFHRVLQEALHHPGPLPPVSTRHETAFRLAQAVRIDPAWQQELLETRGERARLDRLDFLFRAILDGDDPHETDDE